Proteins from a single region of Esox lucius isolate fEsoLuc1 chromosome 13, fEsoLuc1.pri, whole genome shotgun sequence:
- the LOC117595456 gene encoding acidic proline-rich protein PRP25-like codes for MGHIFPFFASLSGQCPRENRLAQGEPPGPGRTAWPRDNLLAQGEPPGSGRTAWPRENRLAKREPPGPGRTAWSRENLLAQGEPPGPGITAWPRENLLAQGEPPGPGITAWPRENCLAKREPPGPGRTAWPRENRLAKREPPGPGRTAWPRENRLAKRDPPGPGRTTWPRENRLAKRDPPGPGRTA; via the coding sequence ATGGGGCATATATTCCCCTTTTTTGCATCACTGTCAGGCCAATGTCCCAGGGAGAACCGCCTGGCCCAGGGAGAACCGCCTGGCCCAGGGAGAACCGCATGGCCAAGAGATAACCTCCTGGCCCAGGGAGAACCGCCTGGTTCAGGGAGAACCGCCTGGCCCAGGGAGAACCGCCTGGCCAAGAGAGAACCTCCTGGCCCAGGGAGAACTGCCTGGTCAAGAGAGAACCTCCTGGCCCAGGGAGAACCGCCTGGCCCAGGGATAACCGCCTGGCCAAGAGAGAACCTCCTGGCCCAGGGAGAACCGCCTGGCCCAGGGATAACCGCCTGGCCCAGGGAGAACTGCCTGGCCAAGAGAGAACCTCCTGGCCCAGGGAGAACCGCCTGGCCCAGGGAGAACCGCCTGGCCAAGAGAGAACCTCCTGGCCCAGGGAGAACCGCCTGGCCCAGGGAGAACCGCCTGGCCAAGAGAGACCCTCCTGGCCCAGGGAGAACCACCTGGCCCAGGGAGAACCGCCTGGCCAAGAGAGACCCTCCTGGCCCAGGGAGAACCGCCTAG
- the LOC105027580 gene encoding protein kish-A gives MSAIFNFQSLLTVILLLICTCAYIRALAPKLLDKNKSGILGIFWKCARIGERKSPWVACCCVMMAFSILFMQ, from the exons ATg TCTGCCATTTTCAACTTTCAGAGTCTTCTGACTGTCATTCTACTGCTCATCTGTACATGTGCGTACATCAGAGCTCTAGCCCCTAAGCTGCTAGACAAGAACAAGTCCGG AATTTTAGGAATATTCTGGAAGTGTGCCAGGATAG GTGAACGTAAGAGCCCCTGGGTGGCGTGTTGCTGCGTCATGATGGCGTTCAGCATCCTCTTCATGCAGTAG